One Alligator mississippiensis isolate rAllMis1 chromosome 16, rAllMis1, whole genome shotgun sequence genomic region harbors:
- the BSG gene encoding basigin — translation MRAGGCAAAMLGLALVLICGARGGLGADPIIVTTPNVTSGSNGQLYCNISGAASAIDGHKWMKGEEVLQSDDTSSHQTVYNLNEVNAESSGEYVCKFLTNPPAEGTVFVTVKPHVVAYKKSEHGNEGDTGVLVCKCNSYPSVTEWTWYKKENDHYMPVVNGTEARFIIKSSGNKTELRIMSLDIEKDPGEYICNGTNELGQDGATVSLRVRSRLAALWPFLGIVAEVLVLVTIIFIYEKRRKPDEVLDDDDGGSAPLKSNATNHKDKNVRQRNAN, via the exons ATCCCATTATAGTCACCACCCCGAACGTGACGTCCGGCTCAAATGGCCAGCTGTACTGCAACATCAGCGGGGCTGCTTCTGCCATCGATGGGCATAAATGGATGAAGGGGGAAGAGGTCCTCCAATCGGATGATACCTCATCTCACCAAACTGTCTACAA TCTAAATGAGGTGAATGCCGAGAGCTCTGGGGAGTACGTGTGCAAGTTCCTGACCAACCCGCCCGCAGAAGGGACTGTGTTTGTGACAG TTAAGCCACATGTGGTGGCGTACAAGAAGTCTGAGCATGGGAATGAAGGCGACACAGGTGTGCTGGTATGCAAATGCAATTCGTATCCTTCAGTCACCGAGTGGACCTGGTACAAGAAGGAGAATGACCACTATATG CCTGTTGTCAACGGCACAGAGGCTCGGTTCATCATCAAGTCCTCTGGCAACAAGACGGAGCTGCGTATTATGAGCCTGGATATCGAGAAGGATCCAGGCGAGTACATCTGCAACGGCACCAACGAGTTGGGCCAGGATGGTGCCACGGTGAGCCTACGGGTCCGCAGCCGCCTGGCCGCGCTCTGGCCCTTCCTGGGCATCGTGGCTGAGGTGCTGGTTCTCGTCACCATCATCTTTATCTACGAGAAGAGGAGAAAGCCGGATGAAGTCCTGGATG ATGACGATGGAGGATCTGCACCGCT GAAAAGCAATGCCACAAATCACAAGGACAAGAATGTCCGCCAGAGGAACGCTAACTaa